The nucleotide sequence aagtgggagattgaaggtatttcgtatgcccgagagacatattaaattaatgtggctaatatgttatgatccaagtcgggtcatacccaataacaaacttaacgacacctcatacgtatttgatcttaacgattggatcattaaacaaatacgcaacacttggattttagaaaatcgggtttctaaaatattatcacttgagataaattatttggataatttatatataattgtttatgggtttaaatgattatattgtattatattttataaaaggttttataaaatatataagtaacaaaataatacataagtttataataagtttataaacttttataaacttacatgtattattattaaacaaatatgtggcagaattttggactccaaggaagggctcacatgcttgttttgttacttttaatactacacaactcctcataagcatgcttaacacttctaccaagtattgcacttattctctcaagtgaaacACATCAAAATACTTGAAAAAAAACTGCATAATCCTCTCAAAATCTGCTGCTGGTGCCGTGGGCTTTTGGTAGCCAAAAGAGGTTCATAATTTGATTTTTGCAAGTTCATTTCAAGtaaaaataaatcctaaccaaaagctagggtgttggtgcacaagtttggggtataacaacttgaggtttcattcttttggagctccattcatcatcatcatcttcatcatttactagcaagcttggagtaggtataatctctttacttgcttgtagtttgtaagtatgtttcataacttgatcctaattgggatttaactttaattggttaaaggttaACATGTTCTtaaatggtaattaacatgcttccgctttcttaaattcttaaaatggtttaagtatattatgaacttgttaaatcccaacagtaaaCTCCATTTTTTTCATAATTTCACACACAAAACCGAACCCCATTCCATTTTATCTCAAAACATTCATCTCTAAACATAAAATCAACCGTTTAATCCCATCTTTAAACAACAAATCCGACTATTAACATGGGAAAGGTAAGATTACTCTTCATTTCTTCATGATTTTTatgttcttcattcttcaattcggattttgattgttctaagtgtggggatgtttgaatcTTCATGTGTTGGTCATATTATGCTTGTAATGTTGCTATTAATCTTTATTCATGCTCTAATTTGATGATTACATGCTTAAATCTTCAATTTGTAAATTAGGGTTCTTGATGAAATTTGGGGGTTTCGAATTtttgaccattacttgtttaaattgagATGTTTTGATGTTTAACTACTTGTTTACACTAGCAAAATGCTATGAATCCTTGCCGAATCACATAATTTTGTATAAATTGAAATCTAGGGTTCTTAATTTGGGGAtttttgacttgtgttgacttgttGTTGTTCTAAGTGGAATTGATGCAATACATTACTAAGGCTAAACTCATttatgccttaacttagtgtttatTCGATTTGAAAGATTACATTTGAGAGTTAAAGCATTGTATGCGTTAGGCTTTTGGGTGAAATGTTGGCTTGGCTTGACTTTAAAGTTTAAATGTAGATTGCATATTGTTAGACATGATTATTGGCGAATGCTTATGGTTTAATATGTTATGACATTGAAAGTTTTGGTGAAACTAAACATGTTTTGTATGGTTATGCTTGTAAAAGTGTCTCTAATCATATGAtatactagtacatgtttgttgaaGATGGAATAAGTCCGTACCATGATAGGATTATGTTTGGCATGTAGTTCGAGAGATTATTAGATATGTATAATATAACATGCTTAAACTTATTCTAAATGGTTTTGGTGTATAAATTGTGGCTAATGTTAGGTTTTGGATTTGGATTTCTAACGCTAATCAATTTGGTttgttttgtttggttttgttttgtCTAATTTGATTGTTTGTAGGATAAAAGAAAGGAACAAGTTTATGAAGGTCCATCAACTAGGAAGAGAAAAGGAAAGGAACCCGCTCAACAAACTCAACAAGAAAGTGAAGAGGAGCAAGAGAGTGAAGAAGAGTTCATGGAAGCATGGCAATACACCGGTCAAGCTATGCAAATTCCTTATCAACGAACCAAAGATAAATGGATCAATGATATCTTGGAAGATCCTCATTATCGCAAGAAGGCAATGAAAGTTAAAGCAAAAGCGATCCATCCCGGGAGATATATTGATTGGTCACCATTAGTGGAGGCAAATGAATTAATGAACATTCGAGCAGTTCTTCGAATCCCATACGAAGGAAGAATTGTTAGAGCTTGGGAACAATTATTTAGTTTAAAAGAAGATGTTTATCCATTGATCACTATTGAGTTTCTAGCCACCTTGAGGTGTTTTTTTGGTTCTTCGGGTAATAATTCTTTTATGAGGTTCAGATTAGGTGGTCAAGACCGGACAATGACACTCTTATAATTTGTTCGTGCTCTTGGTATCTATAAGGGAATGCCCGTCAACATACTCTCAAATTACTTCGCCAATTGTGAATATTATGTTTTCAACTTTGACCATGCAACTGCATGGAGTAACATGAGTAATGCAGACTATAGCGCAAGCAAGAATCCATGCACCAAAATAAATGACTACAGAAAGAGGTGCATTCAAAGGTTTATCTCAAGCACCATTAATTTCAGAAAAGATAGTAGCGAAAAAGTCACAAATTTGGATATTTGGTATGTGGATCGAATTTGGAACAAAGCCCATGTTCATATTCCTAGAATGATTCTTACTTTCTTGTTGGGTGAAAAAGGTGAAAAGAAGATTAGCCCAAACCGCGGGGGGCATTTTGTTACCTTAATTGCAAAATTTTATAACATTGACTTGCATGGTTTGGAGAAGAGAGAAATGGATGCATTTGACACCCAGTTTTATATTGGGGCAAAAATCTTGCAAAGGGGTTCAGATAGGGTGTTAAGAAGATATGTGGATAGGCAGCCTGCTGTCAATCGGAGGAAGGAGGTGATGTTCCTATGGAGGAACAAGTGCCCCATGAAGTTGGTACAGGTGCAAGTGGTTCGGGTCCACCGGGTAACTGGGAATCATACATGAACACCCAATTTTCAGAATTACGAATTCATCAAACTCAGAAAACTCAGAGAACAATCGACCATTATGATACAGTTTTTCAAGATTTGAGGGGGCACATTGACTAGGGGAATGATAGGACTTGGTACACTCAAGCCGGGCAGCAAGCtcagcttaactggatacatgaTCAGACCGCGTCAtatgctgcagatcccgctaactactCTTCCTCTCCTTGGCCGGCATACGACCCATGGGTaagaatgggtgatccatatctgCCTCCATATCCTCCTGCATACCCCCTAACCCTCCTGCTCGAGCGACCGATCAAGGGTACAACCCTTCAGTATTTCAGGACGACGACTCAGCAAACCAAAACGAAGGTGGAGCTGGACCAAGCagctcattttggggatttttctaaCCCTTGATTTGTGTTCGCAGGTTTATATTGATGACTTCTGTGGATGATGGTTTGTTTCTTTGATGATTTGAACAATGTTGGTTATGTTTGAAAATAATTTATTTCATTTGGTTTGTTTAGGATTATGGTAATTTGGATTGTGATGTAATTTGCTTAATTTGACTTCCTTAGGTTTTTATAAGTGGGGTATTTCCAATACATGGAGTACCACCCCATTGTTTGTATGAAATGCTTGCTTTGTTTGGTttgatacaggtgagcattgtgctatatgctgtatttttacaaaaactggcattaagttcagcacatacttgattggtgattgctTTATGGTTGCAAGAagaggatgatgttcttatgctggcattcagttcagcgccatcatcccgtgtaCTTCGattttaaaccttgaaagtaataactctcttatacactatttaaccctcttgaatttaatttgtctgatttcatgtaacgagggtgatacatgaactcaagtgtggggaggaagttataaattctttcgggttttgattttggttaaaaaaggcttaaaatggtgaaaatttttgaacttttatcttcataaattcaaattttgtttaaaatttgtagattttaaaactaggtgtatacaccgaaattattatcacaaaacaaattaagaaacaaccaaatgattgagtttattttgttaaaaatcataaaattagtagtcatataaaagagataatcatcatgctataccacattcttaatgaaaagaatcatcaagtactttgttgttctaacaatctaatccaatgctcatctatgtaatgattgtgaaggaagtcaagtcttccaatgacacacttgctaacctatgttagaagatgtagtccagaacagctgtaggttgatgaaaaatcttgaaaagtcatccctataatcggctggaaatccacctcacctcagcatcaaacagggtttttggtgatcagacttatcctaaccatgagatggatctgtctcgtacaatagggggggggggggcacagtgcaaattagcttttaagactaatgaatctaatccccagatggatgatcttcgtaaagatcaaccgcatctatgttgactgcggtcaacatacatatgccataacaaattgaggtgtgcaaacttatGGTTCACCGATgaaatttggacatgatatagtttcttctaaaacttatactattttatgaactatattatgtaaaaccatttttcaggacatccggtttcaagttccatgatacttcaatcatgggggcgagtagcttgctaagcgccgaccgaggcttcggttttcagttaccctcaaccggactttgaggttaaaactggaaaacttgattagtgtaaaaactaacatgaatacttttcaaaatatcaaaggttttTTGCAAAGATCCTACTTTccttaaggatccaaattttcaagaaatgtggactttaaaacccacctttcgactttggtgtgatttcaattcGCGTGAGTTCTCAAAAGGTGTGTATATACTCAAAAGCGTGTGtgtgttacattgtgaaataaataaaaaagtgTGAGTGTGATCCGAGTATGTGTTTTGTGTACTTCGTGTAACTAGTGTAAACTTGTGTATTATATCGTGTGAGTGTGATTCCtatttttgtgttctcaattaaatacgtgtgttcactatagtaaatttcgatttcttgtaagtcttgcttgaggacaagcaagatttaagtgtggggattttgataacgccaaaatcatacatgtttattgtcgttatttcaatctaattctgtatctatttgtatgtaattgttgtacgtatgtattgtaattcatgtatatttgtaaaagtccattgtgattgaataaatgaagaccaacagcgaaaatgaTGCTTAAGATGAAGTCCGATAAGGAAAACAGCCCAGAAATACACTTCCAGACTCAGATGAGGCGCATCCTAAAAGGAATGAGGCGCATCTATATGCATGTTTTTACCGAAGGTTTCAGATACGACGTTTTTAGGCCATGAGACGCATTTAgagagccagatgcggcgcatctagtgggagatgcggcgcatcccttccctgccgacagttctgagtgcCAAATCTAGCTGGAATCGACAAACTTTAAAGgaatgcggcgcatctggtgtgaGATGCGGTGCATCTGATCAAATTCTGGCCagtttacctaacttttgagcctatttaagagagcctttgattcattcttttgacACACCTTCACTATTACATTTCTCCCTCAGTTTCAATACGATTTTAAAGGCTCAAGAAAGGTTACAAGTTAATCTccattctttcaacatcaagattaagctaggattattcatcgcaatcggtattatcgttctatatcttttaaacatgaattcaacttgtattaacTGTTCCATTAGCTttattatgattatgtttggctaaaagccttgtgtgtttgcttcaatgtaagatttatggcttggaattgttctatactttgatgttatgctagttatatatatgtttgattgattaaatcatctagtccaactacaagaaccatagttatgattgcttagttcattacttcaattatatagattgaaaacctattaatgtgagttaacgaggaaaacaatctatacttcaatacacctagtaatctagacgattagatgcataagcttaagtgattttgttatgtgtttaattcggtaattgaataagttccaaagcaacatagttatgaaattacctcaagtgattgttgtaatttaggtttcacgtgagtttaaccgggttgggtctagttagttaatcaatctaaatcaccatgttctttcaaaagatccattgttgtaaccatccttgtatcctagttcaattatgtaagttatgacttggtatatgtgagtttatcaaaggccatagattatacttcaacacctagtgatttagccacctatatgtgagtataggatgttaattgaatgatatctaggatatacaatcatgtagtttacttagaatgatcttagtaaactaggttttatgtgaattcaaccatgaaagaatcttgttgattaaacatagttcttaagtttatagatattgtgaaattgatataaactaattacttgtaactatcacataacggttttaattataaaagaacaatccctgtcatttatcaagcatagaagtaaacaccacattctcattcttgttatttattatatttatttactgtttcgttaaacaaaaatacaacttcaaacacaaatccctctttagaataattaatcgtttaaagtccttaaaacaaacttctccctgtggatcgaactggtcaatttacttgctagttactgcatgatcgggtttttgttgcctgtattatgtgttaattattaagcatactgtctacattttaaaggttacgtcttgacacatcatatGCTCAAAGACGACTACATGAGAAAATGGTAATTACATTAGCATGGATGTGTATGATCTTATATACATGCATAAAATTTTAGTGAGACTATTTTATCGATAGCTCAAAACAATAAATGTTTGATAAACTCAATGAATTCATATCTATATACAAGCAAATATAGTACCAACGATGTAATGGAGATCAACGGTATAGAAATACAATatgttcatgagaaatgaatttaaGAAATATATTGAATATTATATTTATTCATCAATGTTATCAACCAAAAGAAATAGGTaactatttttattaattaatcactctatatataactataactatatataaCTAAAAAGACTAGCAAAAAAAGTATAAGTGCCATTTGTTTAACAACAGTAAACTTAGTAAACTTCTTGTATAACAAGCAAGAACCGATAATAACAATAACCGACGTAAATAATAAAACGGGAACAATAATAACTGCCCTCTTCCCTGCAAAACCCACATATTACAACAAATCATCAGAGCAGATACATAAATACATTTATGGAGGATTTACACTAATTTTGTCATCATTAAGTCGATAGTTTGACTAATTTCGTTACCTTCATTGCTAGCGCGACTTGTGTGACGAACAGGATTGAGAAATTTGGTATCAGAATACCTTATAAAACATCCCGTGTTCAATGCACGACCCTCGGACAATGGTAGGCACTTCGAAACCGATGCAGTTGCGTTCGCCAAACACGCTTTACACGAACTCGGACTCAAAGTCCCCCAACAGTTAGCAAGCACATACACAGATTCATTCCCACTACCAGAAACCAACATTTGTTCCTTACCAAAATATTCTTTGTTTCTTAATGCATCTGTTACGGCATTAGACATTGCCTGTGTTACCGTATCCTTAAACGCAATACTCTTTGTTGTCCCGTTCCCACAAACGTACGTGTCGTCAGGCCCTGTATACTCCTcgtaaaagttgtaattctggaaGCGCGTAAAGCAACCTTCTAGATAAATTCGACCCCCGTTGTTGGGATAACAATGGGGAAGAACATTACGAGCTTCTGCATAGCATGAGGTACAATCTTGTGTAGATAGATCACCGTAGCATTGGGCAAGGCCGAAGCTACTGTCGGGTCCCGTACCCACACTTGCTGTTCCAATACGTGATGTTCGCATTTTGGCGCCAAGTAAATCTGTCATGTTAACAACATTATGATTGAATTCGGTTGCATTGTTTTCTTCCTGATGCTGATCACAAGTGAGTTTGATGATCTGGGCTCTGGCATTAGCTTCTGTTGTGGATACAAGTTGTAGGATTACGATCAAAGTAGCGAAAATCGTAGCTTTAAGTGACGATTGACTCACCATCTAGTAGGCGAAGCGAGTTTAATGGGCTCGAGAGGCTGCTGTTTACAATGGAAAAATCACAATTAGTTTAATAAAGTTCGGTTATATGTGATTACTTGGTGTGTGACATCATGTTCAGAAGAACTAGTATTATCTTACTTATGCTTATATTATATAGTGATGATCAGAGCTAAGTTCATACCTTAGCGATCACTTTTCAAAGTACGTTGAGGGGATAACAGATTTTTATTTTCTTATTATCGATCGGTATATGTGATATATAGTTTGTTTACATACAATTTTTTCAGCAAAAATTGGATTATAATTGGAAAATTATAACTCCGTATAACAAATTTTTTTAGAcgtataattaattattataattaatcaaATGGAGTTGATAAATTAAGCATGGGATACGCAATTCCGAGAGCATAAATTGACTTGCAGTTTGTTACAACTATTCTCCTTTTCCTTTCTATTTCCATTtaaaattttgattttaattttattagATTATTAGTAAGTTATTTTGGAGTAAAATTATTTTACTCACATTATGGAGGAGAAAACTAGGAATAGTTAGGATCCGAATATCAGATTAATCTTGTTAACCGTTAAAAATAGGTAAAGATatgttaattatattatttattatttatgtttattgTGGTGAAGATTTTGCATCAAACATTATCAAATCcgtatattaaattattaatggtaaatataaatatataaataagtctCATCTAACCAAAGTCCATATTACAAGATCTTTGACATCAtaccattttaattattgtcacaacccggaaaattccgacttaTTTTTTAACTCAAATCTCTACAtaatttaatatttctgacacgataagcaaagtctgtaaaattgagtctcaaaaattttgaactgttttcaaatatttaattaaccttcgaccatttccgacgattcacgaacaatagatttgtatatataaataattagatatatataaattatatataataatacattaataaattattaattgttggaattaagaatataaaagaataaacgatataataaagtttatttattattaaaatgaatatatatatatatatatatatatatatatatatatatatatatatatatatatatatatatatatatatatatatatatatatatatatatatatatatatatatatatatatatataggggcacgatccatggataagcttaaaaggagtacaaaccggataagcaaaataaaatttttttttttttgaattttttttttttacattcataaatctgcattaaaatgcacctctaatcaatttttttcataaaaaaaaagttcaaaatctttcaaaaatcaatgatgaatggtaaaattaaccattcatcgggttaatttatcattcatcttgtttacaattaatgataaaattaatcaatgctaaaaaaaaccagatgaattgttaaattaaccattcatctgttttttttatcattcatcataaacagatgaatggttaaattaaccattcatctacttttttttagcattgattaattttatcattcatcgcgaacaaaaatgaatgataaattaaccagatgaatggttaattttaccattcatcatcaatttttaccattcatcatcgatgtttaccattcatcattgaTTTTCGaatgattttgttcaaaaactttttaaaattttttcgttttcttctatttgcatattaaaggatcgttttttttttaaaaaaatttgaaattttacttatccagtttgtgccccatttagtgcttatccatggattggtccactatatatatatatatatatatatatatatatatatatatatatatatatatatatatatatatatatatatatatatagtatattgaatataaatgatttcgagcttaattagtaaacgtcagaaaCACTCGGTCGTCATTTCGCTAATGTTCATATAAATATAATAAgaatttatgaagatttaaaatgaaggtTGGatcgtaaattgattacgaagattttaggtttgatagaaatatttttatctttttagtttaaattttaatactccgtacatatcacTTGGAACTTAAAACAAATATTaggcgaatctttttgatcaggttttatacAGTTAATGAGcgaaataaataaatggatttaattttaaaatatgagatttttctgaattaaatttattcgtaactgtttagcaaaggtGCACGAAATAATAACTATGCTAATAGTGTCGGCAGAGAAACACAGTATATGTATCCGTGACTTAAATTATTAACTAAAGGTGCActgtttttgtttttttaaatcatCCTTTAAGTTTCTATATAGAACCACCTGCATATGTATATACATCCATACATTAACACTTGATCTTCAACCTCACCTTCATTCACCACCCTAACCCCGACCATCGTTCACCaccataccaccatcatcaactacAACCGGCGACATCTCCTCCACCATCAACACCTCATCGCCACCCTCAAGCTCACGACAAACCACCCAAGAACAACTTGCAATTGTTTCTTGCTCCTTTCGTTTATCAACCCAACAAGAACACCACCTGCTACGGTTGTTGTTTTGACTACATGTTGCTGCTATTCTGTCAGAAACCCACTTCGCCACCtctatctctcttctctctctctctctctccacttATTAATCGTAAACCACTACCACCGAAACCCCTACAACAGCTGCTATATATTTCTGTTGCTACTCGCTGCTCAACAGACCCCAAACCCATCGATATAACTACTAGAATTCGCTGCAACTGCTACTTATTACTTTCCTGTTTCTGTTTTAAACTACCGCAAACAACCATACCTTCGTACTAAAGCTGCTGTATAGTTATTTCTGTTTCAGTTTTAACCATCACAAAGCATCACCCTTTCTATGTTCCTATTAACCACACAACTCAAACCCATTTGTTGTTATTTTCGAACAAGACCTAAACAAACAGctgcagttttttttttcttcctgtttTTACGAAACTGAGAACGAAAGGAAGTAAGGATAATGATGATGAGATGACGAAACTgtgatgatgataattatgatcATCGTGATATTATGTGAGCAAAGATGATATACGGATCGTGGTGATGATGACGATAGTTAAAGTATTTTGATGGTGTTGTTATAATGATCGAATgaaatgaagaagatgaaaacaTGAAACACAGATTAAGATAAATGAATTTAAGGTGTAAATTTAAATAGAAAAAGGAAAATAGAAGGACGATTTGGAGTGTTTATGtgtaacgagaggtcgggggttcgagcccggacagGCGCTTTGAAAGCCATTTTAAACActtttaaggtattattattattattattattattattattattattattattattattattattattattattattattattattattattattattattattattattaagtattattatcaaaattattattttcattatcattatcattaaacttatcatttttattaaaaactactattattattaaaagtatcatttttattaaaaattatcatattattattattattattattattattattattattattattattattattattattattattattagtactaatattattattattattattattattattattattattattattattattattattattattattattattattattattatcattattatatgtattattattattaatatcattattattatcattattagtgaaagtattattactatagatatcatagttattaatattattattactattattatcatcattcttattattaaaagtattaaaattatcatttgtattaaaattatcatttttaataagattacctttattattaaaactatcattattatcatcattaaaagaatcattaatattattatcactgttattatttttatcattactaatattattttagtattattatatatatatatatatatatatatatatatatatatatatatatatatatatatatatatatatatatatatattaatacaaataacataacaaaattaatatttttatttatttaaaatatataaaacatataagttattaatataaaaatgatataaccaataaatttatatatatagatataagtttgttcgattacaattataggtgttaatttatatataaatgatataggttcgtgaatccgaggccaaccctgcattgttcagtatcgtcgtatgcatatttttactacaaaatatcgtatcgtgagtttcatttgctcctttttaaatgcttttgcaatatatatatttttgggctgagaatacatgcgcttttataaatatttgacgaaatagacacaagtacttaaaaacattctacgactgaattatgattacaccggatatcacccctgtttattttgcttggtaatctaagaattagttggacattataatcgccactaattgacgcgaatcctaaagatagatctatgggctttaacacgccccagtcagagaatttgaactgctttagtacttcgaattttagtatacaaccgccatctttaaaaggaatgacctgtttgtaaggtgtatacaaccgtcattttttaaaagggatggcctgtttgtatgctgttaGCATACTGATTGCGAGTGCCAGTAtggtgggggatattctatatgcattttgttaaggtcggttaccaggtgtttaattcgtatggatgattttatacacttgcgattgtatgtttttatgtatttgaaatcttgtggtttattaaaattattgaaatcattgtttatgataaatctatgaactcaccaatcttttggctgacacttttatgcatgtttattctcaggtatggaagaaatcttccgctgtacatttgctcattttaaagatattacttgg is from Rutidosis leptorrhynchoides isolate AG116_Rl617_1_P2 chromosome 10, CSIRO_AGI_Rlap_v1, whole genome shotgun sequence and encodes:
- the LOC139870533 gene encoding cysteine-rich receptor-like protein kinase 2, yielding MVSQSSLKATIFATLIVILQLVSTTEANARAQIIKLTCDQHQEENNATEFNHNVVNMTDLLGAKMRTSRIGTASVGTGPDSSFGLAQCYGDLSTQDCTSCYAEARNVLPHCYPNNGGRIYLEGCFTRFQNYNFYEEYTGPDDTYVCGNGTTKSIAFKDTVTQAMSNAVTDALRNKEYFGKEQMLVSGSGNESVYVLANCWGTLSPSSCKACLANATASVSKCLPLSEGRALNTGCFIRYSDTKFLNPVRHTSRASNEGNEISQTIDLMMTKLV